From the Meleagris gallopavo isolate NT-WF06-2002-E0010 breed Aviagen turkey brand Nicholas breeding stock chromosome 17, Turkey_5.1, whole genome shotgun sequence genome, one window contains:
- the LOC104913554 gene encoding breakpoint cluster region protein-like, protein MVDPVGFVEAWKAQFADSEPPKMELKSVGDIEQELEMCKASIRRLEMEVNKERFRMIYLQTLLAKEKKSYDRQRWGFKRASQLPEGGADQQVQDLPHHQSADQDEHEKSKSHHGEEKFKPRMPSLRKLSTQSDGSDLSPLDSPHHGEGEQDRCKYYGEEKLKRVVEDTESRCDTDGSPSKHRSSSTRRLVGSAEKEGLFEPISKDRGNSTSVAALRSNFERIKKGNSHHSGDNKDVVEKPFYVNMEYHHEKGLVKVNDKDVSDKISSLGSQAMQMERKKSLHSLPSNMVPSFNEFQRSAYRGRSSESSFGYDGEYEDAELNPRFLKDNLINANGSNRSPWQPMDFQPYQSIYVGGMMGETEGKGPILRNQGTADQEKHLTWPRRSYSPRSFEDIGGGYTPDCSSNENLTSSEEDFSSGQSSHVSPSPTTYRMYRDKSRSPSQNSQQSFDSSSPPTPQSQKRHRQQQVIVSEATIVGVRKTGQIWPSDGDLPSGRSHQDSLFHGDAGVYQLFILFFLNA, encoded by the coding sequence ATGGTGGACCCTGTGGGGTTTGTAGAGGCTTGGAAAGCGCAGTTTGCAGACTCTGAGCCCCCTAAAATGGAGCTGAAATCTGTGGGAGATATTGAACAGGAGCTGGAGATGTGCAAAGCGTCTATCCGGAGACTGGAGATGGAGGTCAACAAGGAGAGGTTCCGCATGATTTACCTGCAGACTCTTctggcaaaggagaaaaaaagctatGATAGACAGAGATGGGGCTTTAAACGTGCTTCTCAGTTGCCTGAAGGGGGTGCTGACCAGCAGGTCCAAGACCTGCCTCATCACCAGTCTGCTGACCAAGATGAACATGAAAAAAGCAAGTCGCACCATGGGGAGGAAAAATTCAAACCCAGGATGCCTTCTCTGCGAAAGCTGTCTACCCAGAGCGATGGGTCAGACCTGTCACCTTTGGACAGTCCCCATCACGGAGAAGGAGAACAGGACAGGTGTAAGTATTATGGCGAGGAGAAATTGAAGAGAGTTGTAGAAGATACAGAAAGTCGCTGTGACACAGACGGATCTCCTTCAAAACACAGATCGTCTTCCACTCGCAGGCTAGTGGGATCTGCTGAGAAGGAGGGATTGTTTGAACCTATTTCCAAGGACAGAGGAAACAGCACCAGTGTGGCAGCCCTAAGGTCCAATTTTGAGAGGATTAAAAAGGGCAATTCACATCATTCTGGAGATAACAAGGATGTTGTTGAAAAACCCTTTTATGTAAACATGGAGTATCATCATGAGAAAGGTCTAGTGAAGGTCAATGATAAAGATGTTTCTGACAAAATAAGCTCTCTTGGTAGTCAAGCCATGCAAATGGAACGCAAAAAGTCCTTACACTCCCTTCCTTCAAACATGGTACCCAGCTTCAACGAGTTCCAGCGGTCTGCTTACAGGGGGAGGTCCTCAGAGAGCAGTTTTGGCTATGATGGAGAATATGAAGATGCTGAACTGAACCCCAGGTTTCTCAAAGATAATCTGATAAATGCCAATGGCAGCAACCGCTCCCCTTGGCAGCCCATGGACTTTCAACCTTATCAAAGTATCTATGTTGGTGGAATGATGGGGgagacagaagggaaaggacCTATCCTGAGAAATCAGGGTACAGCGGACCAGGAGAAACATCTCACTTGGCCCAGGAGATCTTATTCCCCCAGGAGTTTTGAAGACATTGGAGGAGGGTATACTCCTGATTGTAGCTCTAATGAGAACCTTACCTCCAGTGAGGAAGATTTCTCTTCAGGGCAGTCCAGCCACGTATCCCCCAGTCCCACCACTTACCGCATGTATCGGGATAAAAGTCGTTCTCCGTCCCAGAACTCTCAGCAGTCCTTTGACAGTAGCAGTCCACCAACTCCCCAGTCTCAGAAAcggcacaggcagcagcaggtcaTTGTATCTGAGGCTACTATTGTTGGCGTACGAAAAACAGGACAGATCTGGCCGAGTGATGGAGATTTGCCTTCTGGGAGAAGTCACCAAGACAGCCTCTTCCATGGAGATGCAGGTGTGTAccagcttttcatttta